The following proteins come from a genomic window of Kitasatospora sp. NBC_01246:
- a CDS encoding ABC transporter ATP-binding protein, producing MSETAGRAPGEASPCCAVRDLVKTYRAGRGAGAAGEIRANDSISLTVRQGEIFGLLGPNGAGKSTLVRQLTGLLRPDSGSIELLGHDVVRHPERAARLLGYLGQESSALDELTVALAAETTGRLRGLTRARARAEAADVLTELALEPLAHRPLAKLSGGQRRLACFAAALVGERPLLVLDEPTTGMDPVARRAVWSAVDRRRAERRTTVLLVTHNVIEAETVLDRVAVVDEGRVIACDTPGGLKALVDGDVRLDLVWRDEAPMAVPAVAALAERAERTGRRWTVRTSPERARELVAAVTTGPAFAALDDFTLATPSLEDAYLKLGGRHGGLAK from the coding sequence ATGAGCGAGACGGCCGGGCGGGCACCCGGGGAGGCTTCGCCGTGCTGTGCCGTACGCGACCTGGTCAAGACCTACCGCGCCGGACGCGGCGCCGGGGCCGCCGGTGAGATCCGGGCCAACGACAGCATCAGCCTGACCGTCCGGCAGGGTGAGATCTTCGGGCTGCTGGGGCCGAACGGAGCCGGCAAGTCCACGCTGGTCCGCCAGCTCACCGGCCTGCTGCGGCCCGACTCGGGCTCCATCGAGCTGCTCGGCCACGACGTCGTCCGCCACCCCGAGCGGGCCGCCCGCCTGCTGGGCTACCTCGGCCAGGAGTCCAGCGCGCTGGACGAGCTGACCGTCGCGCTCGCCGCCGAGACCACCGGCCGGCTGCGCGGCCTCACCCGGGCCCGGGCCCGGGCCGAGGCCGCCGACGTGCTGACCGAACTCGCCCTGGAACCGCTCGCCCACCGGCCGCTCGCCAAGCTCTCCGGCGGCCAGCGCCGCCTCGCCTGCTTCGCCGCCGCGCTGGTGGGGGAGCGGCCGCTGCTGGTGCTGGACGAGCCGACCACCGGCATGGACCCGGTCGCCCGCCGCGCGGTCTGGAGCGCCGTCGACCGCCGGCGCGCCGAACGGCGGACCACCGTGCTGCTGGTCACCCACAACGTCATCGAGGCCGAGACCGTGCTGGACCGCGTAGCGGTCGTGGACGAGGGCCGGGTGATCGCCTGCGACACCCCCGGCGGACTCAAGGCACTGGTGGACGGTGACGTCCGGCTGGACCTGGTCTGGCGGGACGAGGCACCGATGGCGGTGCCCGCCGTCGCCGCGCTCGCCGAGCGGGCCGAGCGCACCGGCCGGCGCTGGACCGTGCGCACCAGCCCCGAGCGGGCCCGCGAACTGGTCGCCGCCGTCACCACCGGCCCGGCCTTCGCCGCGCTGGACGACTTCACCCTGGCCACCCCGAGCCTTGAGGACGCCTACCTCAAGCTGGGCGGCCGCCATGGAGGACTGGCCAAGTGA
- a CDS encoding LysR family transcriptional regulator — protein MLDVRRLRLLRELAHLGTIAAVAESLSFSPSAVSQQLSVLEKEAGVPLLERTGRRVALTPAGLGLVRHAEAVLARLEQAGAELAHAREGLAGPLRIGTYPSAARAVIPAVLAELSGWHPGLEPMVAEVDPADVAAALRAGELDVALVHEYDLVPTDPEPGLAVTRPVFTEPMYLAARAAGTVAEQRVAPWIMAPRGTLCHSMAVRACESAGFAPRIRHQIDDFATVLALVAAGQGVALVPQLGTERTPPGVVLTRLPMYRRTRAAFRAGAGSHPAISAFVSALHTAVPPALGGAVL, from the coding sequence ATGCTCGATGTCCGACGCCTGCGCCTGCTGCGCGAACTCGCCCACCTCGGCACCATCGCCGCCGTCGCCGAGTCGCTCTCGTTCAGCCCTTCGGCGGTCTCCCAGCAACTGTCCGTCCTGGAGAAGGAGGCCGGTGTCCCGCTGCTGGAGCGCACCGGGCGGCGGGTCGCGCTGACCCCGGCCGGGCTGGGCCTGGTCCGGCACGCCGAGGCGGTGCTGGCACGGCTGGAACAGGCCGGCGCCGAACTCGCCCACGCCAGGGAGGGGCTGGCCGGTCCCCTGCGGATCGGCACCTATCCTTCGGCGGCCCGGGCGGTGATCCCGGCGGTGCTCGCCGAGCTGTCCGGCTGGCACCCGGGGCTGGAGCCGATGGTGGCGGAGGTGGACCCGGCGGACGTGGCGGCGGCGCTGCGCGCGGGCGAGCTGGACGTCGCGCTGGTGCACGAGTACGACCTGGTGCCGACCGACCCGGAGCCCGGCCTGGCGGTGACCCGCCCGGTGTTCACCGAGCCGATGTACCTGGCGGCCCGGGCGGCCGGCACCGTCGCCGAGCAGCGCGTCGCGCCCTGGATCATGGCGCCGCGCGGCACGCTCTGCCACAGCATGGCCGTCCGGGCCTGCGAGAGCGCTGGCTTCGCCCCCCGGATCCGGCACCAGATCGACGACTTCGCGACGGTGCTGGCCCTGGTGGCGGCCGGCCAGGGGGTGGCGCTGGTCCCGCAGCTGGGCACGGAACGGACCCCGCCCGGGGTGGTGCTGACCCGGCTGCCGATGTACCGCCGGACCCGCGCCGCCTTCCGGGCGGGCGCGGGCTCGCACCCGGCGATCTCGGCCTTCGTCTCGGCCCTGCACACCGCCGTCCCGCCCGCCCTCGGCGGCGCGGTGCTCTGA
- a CDS encoding 4-hydroxy-tetrahydrodipicolinate synthase family protein, producing the protein MEHTVLKGIYVPLVTPFAEDGSVALDALEKLAGSLLDDGAAGLVALGTTGEPATLDAAERRAVVDVCAAVCADRGAQLVVGAGGADTRAAAEELAGLGARVPGAAAALVTVPAFVRPGEAGTVAHFRALAAASAVPLVIYHIPYRTGQQLSAGALLELAAIDGVVGVKYATGGLDQAAVELLAQAPDGFAVLSGEDAFLAPVLALGGAGGIPASAHLATARFVELTDAWERGDVPRARALGHRLTALATAAFAAPNPAVVKGVLHAQGRIPTPDVRLPLLPAGADEVAVALALATGLDH; encoded by the coding sequence ATGGAACACACGGTTCTCAAGGGCATCTACGTCCCGCTGGTCACCCCGTTCGCCGAGGACGGCTCGGTGGCGCTGGACGCACTGGAGAAGCTGGCCGGTTCGCTGCTGGACGACGGCGCGGCCGGGCTGGTCGCGCTCGGCACCACCGGCGAACCGGCCACGCTGGACGCGGCCGAGCGGCGCGCGGTGGTCGACGTCTGCGCGGCCGTCTGCGCCGATCGCGGCGCCCAGCTGGTGGTCGGCGCGGGCGGGGCCGACACCCGGGCCGCCGCCGAGGAGCTGGCCGGGCTGGGCGCGCGGGTGCCGGGGGCGGCGGCCGCGCTGGTCACCGTCCCGGCCTTCGTCCGCCCGGGCGAGGCCGGGACGGTCGCGCACTTCCGGGCGCTGGCCGCGGCGAGCGCGGTGCCGCTGGTCATCTACCACATCCCGTACCGGACCGGGCAGCAGCTGTCGGCCGGCGCGCTGCTCGAACTCGCCGCGATCGACGGCGTGGTCGGCGTCAAGTACGCGACCGGCGGGCTGGACCAGGCGGCCGTCGAGCTGCTCGCGCAGGCCCCGGACGGGTTCGCGGTGCTGTCCGGCGAGGACGCCTTCCTCGCGCCGGTGCTGGCGCTCGGCGGCGCCGGCGGCATCCCGGCCTCGGCCCACCTGGCCACCGCCCGGTTCGTCGAGCTGACCGACGCCTGGGAGCGCGGGGACGTACCGCGGGCGCGGGCCCTGGGGCACCGGCTGACCGCGTTGGCGACGGCCGCCTTCGCCGCGCCCAACCCCGCGGTGGTCAAGGGCGTGCTGCACGCGCAGGGCCGGATCCCCACCCCGGACGTCCGGCTGCCGCTGCTGCCGGCGGGGGCGGACGAGGTGGCGGTGGCGCTCGCACTCGCCACCGGTCTGGACCACTAG
- a CDS encoding NYN domain-containing protein, translating into MDRCVVLVDAGYLLGAAASLLAGDPSRSRVSVDHTALITALRERAEAETGLPLLRIYWFDAAPDRRPMPEHRRLRVLPRVTVRLGALTRAEGRWVQKGVDAAMHAELSELARNRACADVVLITGDGDLLPGMMSAKEHGVVVHLWALQAADGDFNQSEDLVGEADERRVLDREWIEGSFTLRDTATAFPAPGPRHEIAKILAAPPAAVASAARPAAVPAAEQVPVANGRATGTATALKVVPTPKDLAGRTPQLPATAAHPTGPVLRWSSDRGWVERPAAEQAVTAGDGLPTLAQLTTAEQRWADREEDITTIGGDAHEVGQVFARRWTERLGDVERLTVLWPDYPRIPHRVDGELLRYAARFGLLAHKDDQIDEHDRYAIRAGFWKELAGRVPGGDLVVDD; encoded by the coding sequence ATGGACCGCTGTGTCGTCCTGGTGGACGCCGGTTACCTGCTGGGCGCCGCCGCCAGCCTGCTCGCCGGCGACCCGAGCCGTTCCCGGGTCAGTGTCGACCACACCGCGCTCATCACCGCGCTGCGCGAGCGCGCCGAGGCCGAGACCGGGCTGCCGCTGCTGCGGATCTACTGGTTCGACGCCGCCCCCGACCGCCGCCCGATGCCCGAGCACCGCCGGCTCCGGGTCCTGCCGCGGGTCACCGTCCGGCTGGGCGCCCTGACCAGGGCGGAGGGCCGCTGGGTGCAGAAGGGCGTGGACGCCGCGATGCACGCCGAGCTCTCCGAGCTCGCCCGCAACCGGGCCTGCGCGGACGTCGTGCTGATCACCGGCGACGGGGACCTGCTGCCCGGCATGATGTCCGCCAAGGAGCACGGCGTGGTCGTGCACCTCTGGGCGCTGCAGGCCGCCGACGGCGACTTCAACCAGTCCGAGGACCTGGTCGGCGAGGCGGACGAGCGGCGGGTGCTCGACCGGGAGTGGATCGAGGGCTCGTTCACCCTGCGCGACACCGCCACCGCCTTCCCCGCCCCCGGGCCGCGCCACGAGATCGCCAAGATCCTGGCCGCCCCGCCCGCCGCCGTCGCGTCCGCCGCCCGGCCCGCCGCCGTCCCCGCGGCCGAGCAGGTGCCGGTGGCGAACGGGCGCGCCACCGGGACGGCCACCGCGCTGAAGGTCGTGCCGACGCCCAAGGACCTCGCCGGGCGCACCCCCCAGCTGCCGGCGACGGCGGCGCACCCCACCGGCCCGGTGCTGCGCTGGTCGTCGGACCGGGGCTGGGTCGAGCGGCCCGCCGCCGAACAGGCCGTCACCGCCGGGGACGGCCTGCCCACGCTGGCCCAGCTGACCACCGCCGAGCAGCGCTGGGCCGATCGCGAGGAGGACATCACCACCATCGGCGGGGACGCCCACGAGGTCGGCCAGGTGTTCGCCCGCCGCTGGACGGAGCGGCTCGGCGACGTCGAACGGCTCACCGTGCTCTGGCCCGACTACCCGCGCATCCCGCACCGGGTCGACGGCGAGCTGCTCCGCTACGCGGCCCGGTTCGGGCTGCTCGCGCACAAGGACGACCAGATCGACGAGCACGACCGGTACGCCATCCGGGCGGGATTCTGGAAGGAGCTCGCCGGCCGGGTGCCGGGCGGGGACCTCGTCGTCGACGACTGA
- the ybaK gene encoding Cys-tRNA(Pro) deacylase: MARKPKKAGGGTPATVALENAAVAFTVHSYPHDPAAASYGGEAAEVLGVPPERVFKTLVADVDGVLTVGVVPVAGRLDLKALATAVGGKRAAMADPAAAERSSGYVLGGISPLGQRRPLRTVVDDSALAHATVYVSAGRRGLEVELAPADLVGVTGALTAPIGR, translated from the coding sequence ATGGCCAGGAAGCCGAAGAAGGCCGGCGGGGGAACGCCCGCCACCGTCGCCCTGGAGAACGCCGCGGTGGCGTTCACCGTGCACTCCTACCCGCACGATCCGGCCGCCGCCTCCTACGGCGGCGAGGCCGCCGAGGTGCTCGGCGTGCCGCCCGAGCGGGTCTTCAAGACCCTGGTCGCCGATGTCGACGGGGTGCTCACGGTGGGCGTCGTCCCGGTCGCGGGCCGGCTGGACCTCAAGGCGCTCGCCACCGCCGTCGGCGGCAAGCGGGCCGCGATGGCGGACCCGGCGGCCGCCGAGCGCAGCAGCGGCTACGTCCTCGGCGGGATCTCCCCGCTCGGTCAGCGCCGCCCGCTGCGCACCGTGGTGGACGACAGCGCGCTCGCCCACGCCACGGTGTACGTCTCGGCCGGCCGGCGCGGGCTGGAGGTCGAGCTGGCCCCGGCCGACCTGGTCGGCGTCACCGGCGCGCTGACCGCCCCGATCGGCCGCTGA
- a CDS encoding ABC transporter permease, which produces MTLLSVPPQTAGALAGGPAPLAPAARLLPALAAVYRAQLARAKVARIPLLFVATFQSLGILVMMRGVVDPGQTSAARSVVAGSSVLVVAFVALNLLAQYFGRLRATGGLDHYATLPVPAASVVLGAAAAYASFTLPGTLVTAVAGAWMFGLPMGQLWVLLAVVPLAGAALSGLGAACGLLAPKQEIATMLGQLGMSAALLLGVLPVDNLPQPVLWLRELLPSTYGVEAFARTFAADPDWAAVAGDLAVCAGVGVASLAVATWAYRRATTR; this is translated from the coding sequence GTGACGCTGCTCTCGGTGCCGCCGCAGACCGCCGGGGCCCTGGCCGGCGGGCCCGCCCCGCTGGCCCCCGCCGCCCGGCTGCTGCCCGCGCTGGCCGCCGTCTACCGGGCGCAGCTGGCCCGGGCCAAGGTGGCCCGCATCCCGCTGCTGTTCGTGGCGACCTTCCAGTCGCTCGGCATCCTGGTGATGATGCGGGGCGTCGTCGACCCGGGGCAGACCTCGGCCGCGCGGTCGGTGGTGGCCGGCTCCAGCGTGCTGGTGGTGGCCTTCGTCGCGCTCAACCTGCTGGCCCAGTACTTCGGCCGGCTGCGGGCCACCGGCGGCCTCGACCACTACGCGACGCTGCCCGTCCCGGCGGCCTCGGTGGTCCTCGGCGCGGCCGCCGCGTACGCCTCCTTCACGCTGCCGGGCACCCTGGTGACGGCCGTCGCCGGGGCCTGGATGTTCGGGCTGCCGATGGGACAGCTCTGGGTGCTGCTCGCGGTGGTGCCGCTGGCCGGGGCGGCGCTCTCCGGGCTGGGCGCGGCCTGCGGGCTGCTGGCGCCCAAGCAGGAGATCGCCACCATGCTGGGGCAGCTCGGCATGTCGGCGGCGCTGCTGCTGGGCGTGCTCCCGGTGGACAACCTGCCGCAGCCGGTGCTCTGGCTGCGCGAGCTGCTGCCCTCCACGTACGGCGTCGAGGCGTTCGCCCGGACCTTCGCGGCCGACCCGGACTGGGCGGCGGTGGCGGGCGACCTGGCGGTCTGCGCCGGGGTCGGCGTGGCGTCGCTCGCGGTGGCCACCTGGGCGTACCGGCGGGCCACCACCCGCTAG
- the dnaE gene encoding DNA polymerase III subunit alpha: MSDQPYAHLHVHTEYSMLDGAARLKQLFKEVERLGQTHVAMTDHGNMYGAAEFHKQATAAGITPVIGIEAYVAPESRTNTKRVLWGQPHQKRDDVSASGAYTHKTIWARNKQGLHNLFKLTSRSYAEGWLVKWPRMDKEIIAEHAAGLMATTGCPSGEVQTRLRLGQFDEALRSAADYREIFGRENYFLELMDHGLDIEKRVRDGLLEIGRKLDIPPVVTNDSHYTTESDAGAHDLLLCVQTGKNLSDPDRFRFDGTGYYIKSAAEMYALDSSDAWQEGCRNSQLLVASRVDTEGMFEFKNLMPRFPIPAGFASEADFFRAQVWQGMDRRFPGGYDEEHKKLAEYEMDTIIQMGFPAYFLVVADFIMWAKEQGIAVGPGRGSAAGSLVAYAMGITDLDPIPHGLIFERFLNPERVSMPDVDIDFDERRRGDVIRYVTDKWGSDKVAMIVTYGTIKAKAAIKDSSRVLGYPYAMGDRITKAMPPDVMGKGIPLSGITDPSHPRYGEAGEIRGLYENDPDVRKVIDTARGIEGLIRQPGVHAAGVIMSAEPLTDHIPVWTRHTDGVTITQFDYPTCEGLGLLKMDFLGLRNLTIMDDAVKAIERNKGVRINLLDLPLDDKPAYELLARGDTLGVFQLDGGPMRSLLRLMKPDNFEDISAVLALYRPGPMGVNSHTNYALRKNGQQEITPIHPELEKPLEEILKPTYGLIVYQEQVQKAAQILAGYSLGQADLLRRAMGKKKKEILEAEFVPFQRGCRERGYSDAAIQAVWDVLVPFSGYAFNKAHTAGYGLVSYWTAYLKANYPAEYMSGLLTSVKDDKDKSAVYLNECRKMGIQVLPPDVNESDSDFTPHGDTLVRFGLTAIRNVGGPVVESLIRTRKAKGKFTSFPDFLVKVESVVCNKRTVESLIKAGAFDSLGHTRKGLTAEFEPMIDNVVGVKRKEAEGQFDLFGGDAVADEPSFGLDVVFSEEEWDKAFLLTQEREMLGLYVSSHPLHGIEHLLADRADCAVADLAERPDGSIVTIGGIISGLQRKMTKQGNAWAIATVEDLAGSIDCMFFPASYQLVSSQLVEDSVVFVRGKLDKREDVPRLMGMELSVPDLSNVAAQLPITLTIAESRLNPQVVTRLGEVLAHHKGTTEVHVHLRRGGTTTVLRLDRHRVKSDPALFGDLKQLLGPSCLAN, translated from the coding sequence TTGAGCGACCAGCCGTACGCGCACCTGCACGTCCACACCGAGTACTCGATGCTGGACGGCGCCGCCCGGCTGAAGCAGCTCTTCAAGGAGGTCGAGCGGCTGGGCCAGACCCATGTCGCGATGACCGACCACGGCAACATGTACGGCGCGGCGGAGTTCCACAAGCAGGCCACCGCCGCCGGGATCACGCCGGTGATCGGCATCGAGGCGTACGTCGCGCCCGAGTCGCGCACCAACACCAAGCGCGTCCTCTGGGGGCAGCCGCACCAGAAGCGGGACGACGTCTCGGCGTCCGGGGCCTACACCCACAAGACCATCTGGGCCCGCAACAAGCAGGGCCTGCACAACCTCTTCAAGCTGACCTCGCGCTCCTACGCCGAGGGCTGGCTGGTGAAGTGGCCCCGGATGGACAAGGAGATCATCGCCGAGCACGCGGCCGGCCTGATGGCCACCACCGGCTGCCCCTCCGGCGAGGTGCAGACCAGGCTGCGGCTCGGCCAGTTCGACGAGGCGCTCCGGTCCGCCGCCGACTACCGGGAGATCTTCGGCCGGGAGAACTACTTCCTGGAGCTGATGGACCACGGCCTGGACATCGAGAAGCGGGTCCGCGACGGGCTGCTGGAGATCGGCCGGAAGCTGGACATCCCGCCGGTGGTCACCAACGACTCGCACTACACCACCGAGTCCGACGCCGGCGCGCACGACCTGCTGCTCTGCGTCCAGACCGGCAAGAACCTCTCGGACCCGGACCGCTTCCGCTTCGACGGCACCGGCTACTACATCAAGTCGGCCGCCGAGATGTACGCGCTGGACTCCTCGGACGCCTGGCAGGAGGGCTGCCGCAACAGCCAGCTGCTGGTCGCCTCGCGGGTCGACACCGAGGGCATGTTCGAGTTCAAGAACCTGATGCCGCGCTTCCCGATCCCGGCGGGCTTCGCGTCGGAGGCGGACTTCTTCAGGGCCCAGGTCTGGCAGGGCATGGACCGGCGCTTCCCGGGCGGGTACGACGAGGAGCACAAGAAGCTCGCCGAGTACGAGATGGACACCATCATCCAGATGGGGTTCCCGGCGTACTTCCTCGTGGTCGCCGACTTCATCATGTGGGCCAAGGAGCAGGGCATCGCGGTGGGCCCGGGCCGCGGCTCGGCGGCCGGCTCGCTGGTCGCCTACGCGATGGGCATCACCGACCTCGACCCGATCCCGCACGGCCTGATCTTCGAGCGCTTCCTCAACCCCGAGCGCGTCTCCATGCCCGACGTCGACATCGACTTCGACGAGCGCCGGCGCGGTGACGTGATCCGGTACGTGACGGACAAGTGGGGCTCCGACAAGGTCGCCATGATCGTCACGTACGGCACCATCAAGGCGAAGGCCGCCATCAAGGACTCCTCGCGCGTCCTCGGCTACCCGTACGCGATGGGCGACCGGATCACCAAGGCGATGCCGCCGGACGTCATGGGCAAGGGCATCCCGCTCTCCGGCATCACCGACCCCTCGCACCCGCGCTACGGCGAGGCCGGCGAGATCCGCGGGCTGTACGAGAACGACCCGGACGTCCGCAAGGTGATCGACACCGCGCGCGGCATCGAGGGGCTGATCCGCCAGCCCGGGGTGCACGCGGCCGGCGTCATCATGTCCGCCGAGCCGCTCACCGACCACATCCCGGTCTGGACCCGGCACACCGACGGCGTCACCATCACGCAGTTCGACTACCCCACCTGCGAGGGCCTCGGCCTTCTCAAGATGGACTTCCTCGGCCTGCGCAACCTGACGATCATGGACGATGCCGTCAAGGCGATCGAGCGGAACAAGGGCGTCAGGATCAACTTGCTCGACCTGCCCCTGGACGACAAGCCCGCCTACGAGCTGCTGGCCCGCGGCGACACGCTCGGCGTCTTCCAGCTCGACGGCGGGCCGATGCGCTCGCTGCTGCGCCTGATGAAGCCCGACAACTTCGAGGACATCTCCGCCGTCCTCGCGCTGTACCGACCGGGCCCGATGGGCGTCAACTCTCACACCAACTACGCGTTGCGCAAGAACGGCCAGCAGGAGATCACCCCGATCCACCCGGAGCTGGAGAAGCCCCTGGAGGAGATCCTCAAGCCGACGTACGGCCTGATCGTCTACCAGGAGCAGGTGCAGAAGGCCGCCCAGATCCTGGCCGGCTACTCGCTCGGCCAGGCCGACCTGCTGCGCCGCGCGATGGGCAAGAAGAAGAAGGAGATCCTGGAGGCCGAGTTCGTCCCGTTCCAGCGGGGCTGCCGCGAGCGCGGCTACTCGGACGCGGCGATCCAGGCGGTGTGGGACGTCCTCGTCCCCTTCTCCGGCTACGCCTTCAACAAGGCGCACACCGCCGGGTACGGGCTGGTCTCGTACTGGACGGCGTACCTCAAGGCCAACTACCCGGCCGAGTACATGTCCGGGCTGCTGACCTCGGTGAAGGACGACAAGGACAAGTCGGCGGTCTACCTCAACGAGTGCCGGAAGATGGGCATCCAGGTGCTCCCGCCGGACGTCAACGAGTCCGACTCCGACTTCACCCCGCACGGGGATACCCTCGTCCGGTTCGGTCTCACCGCCATCCGCAACGTCGGCGGGCCGGTGGTGGAGTCGCTGATCCGCACCCGGAAGGCGAAGGGGAAGTTCACCTCCTTCCCCGACTTCCTGGTGAAGGTGGAGTCGGTGGTCTGCAACAAGCGGACCGTCGAATCGCTCATCAAGGCGGGCGCGTTCGACTCGCTCGGGCACACCCGCAAGGGGCTGACCGCGGAGTTCGAGCCGATGATCGACAACGTGGTCGGGGTCAAGCGCAAGGAGGCGGAGGGCCAGTTCGACCTGTTCGGAGGCGACGCGGTCGCCGACGAGCCGAGCTTCGGGCTGGACGTGGTCTTCTCCGAGGAGGAGTGGGACAAGGCCTTCCTGCTCACCCAGGAGCGGGAGATGCTCGGCCTCTACGTCTCCTCGCACCCGCTGCACGGCATCGAGCACCTCCTCGCCGACAGGGCGGACTGCGCGGTGGCCGACCTCGCGGAGCGGCCGGACGGCTCGATCGTCACCATCGGCGGCATCATCTCGGGCCTCCAGCGGAAGATGACCAAGCAGGGCAACGCCTGGGCGATCGCCACCGTCGAGGACCTGGCGGGCTCGATCGACTGCATGTTCTTCCCCGCCAGCTACCAGCTGGTCTCCTCGCAACTCGTCGAGGACTCCGTGGTGTTCGTCCGCGGCAAGCTGGACAAGCGGGAGGACGTGCCGCGGCTGATGGGGATGGAGCTGTCGGTGCCGGACCTGTCGAACGTCGCCGCCCAGCTCCCGATCACCCTCACCATCGCGGAGAGCCGGCTCAACCCGCAGGTGGTGACCCGGCTCGGCGAGGTACTGGCCCACCACAAGGGGACCACCGAGGTGCACGTCCACCTCCGGCGCGGCGGCACCACCACGGTGCTGCGGCTGGACCGGCACCGGGTGAAGTCCGACCCGGCGCTGTTCGGGGACCTCAAGCAGCTGCTCGGGCCGAGCTGCCTGGCGAACTGA
- a CDS encoding LON peptidase substrate-binding domain-containing protein, whose translation MTERLPLFPLNTVLYPGLVMPLNIFEERYRRLVADLLALPEDQPRRFGVLAIKDGREVAPVRPEEGPAGPLDGLGTVTGDPLEALYHVGCVADVASAQEQPDGRYELLVTGTTRFRLRSVDTGGAYLNGEIETLEELPGEGAGALASGVERAFRAYQKRLAGAREASTVGRQELPDDPQVLSYLVAAASVFGTPVKQELLACPDTARRLTSELELLRRETAVLSWLPSLPAVDLTRQSFSPN comes from the coding sequence AACACCGTGCTCTACCCGGGCCTGGTGATGCCCCTGAACATCTTCGAGGAGCGTTACCGCCGTCTGGTCGCCGACCTGCTCGCCCTCCCCGAGGACCAGCCGCGGCGGTTCGGCGTGCTCGCCATCAAGGACGGCCGCGAGGTCGCGCCGGTCCGGCCCGAGGAGGGCCCGGCCGGTCCGCTGGACGGCCTGGGCACCGTCACCGGGGACCCTCTGGAGGCGCTGTACCACGTCGGCTGCGTGGCCGACGTCGCCTCGGCCCAGGAGCAGCCGGACGGCAGGTACGAGCTGCTGGTCACCGGCACCACCCGGTTCCGGCTGCGCTCGGTGGACACCGGCGGCGCGTACCTGAACGGCGAGATCGAGACGCTCGAGGAGCTGCCCGGCGAGGGCGCCGGGGCACTGGCCTCCGGCGTCGAGCGGGCGTTCCGGGCGTACCAGAAGCGGCTGGCCGGCGCCCGCGAGGCGAGCACGGTCGGCCGCCAGGAGCTGCCGGACGACCCGCAGGTGCTCTCCTACCTGGTGGCCGCGGCCTCGGTGTTCGGGACGCCGGTCAAGCAGGAGCTGCTGGCCTGCCCCGACACCGCCCGGCGGCTGACCTCCGAGCTGGAGCTGCTGCGCCGCGAGACGGCGGTGCTCAGCTGGCTGCCGTCGCTGCCCGCGGTCGATCTGACCCGGCAGTCGTTCAGTCCCAACTGA
- a CDS encoding aspartate-semialdehyde dehydrogenase gives MKIGIVGATGQVGGVVREILAERAGLPGGVGPVEQLRLFASARSAGRTLPWQGTDITVEDAATADYTGLDIVIFSAGGSTSRELAPKAAAAGAVVIDNSSAWRRDPDVPLVVSEVNPDAIANRPKGIIANPNCTTMAAMPVLRPLHDEAGLAALVVSTYQAVSGSGVAGVAELQDQAAKVVDGASALAHDGSAVEFPEPKVYKRPIAFNVLPLAGSIVEDGSNETDEEQKLRHESRKILGIPGLKVAGTCVRVPVFSGHSLQINARFERPISPERAVELLAAAPGVELSEIPTPLQAAGKDPSFVGRIRVDETVENGLSLFVSNDNLRKGAALNAVQLAELVAAELKG, from the coding sequence ATGAAGATCGGCATTGTCGGGGCCACCGGCCAGGTCGGCGGCGTGGTCCGCGAGATCCTGGCGGAGCGCGCAGGACTTCCCGGAGGTGTGGGTCCGGTGGAGCAGCTGCGGCTGTTCGCCTCGGCCCGTTCGGCCGGGCGCACGCTGCCCTGGCAGGGCACCGACATCACCGTCGAGGACGCGGCCACGGCCGACTACACCGGCCTGGACATCGTGATCTTCTCGGCGGGCGGCTCCACCTCCAGGGAACTCGCCCCCAAGGCGGCCGCGGCCGGCGCCGTCGTGATCGACAACTCCTCGGCCTGGCGCCGTGACCCCGACGTCCCGCTGGTCGTCTCCGAGGTCAACCCCGACGCCATCGCGAACCGCCCCAAGGGCATCATCGCCAACCCGAACTGCACCACCATGGCGGCCATGCCGGTGCTGCGCCCGCTGCACGACGAGGCCGGCCTCGCCGCGCTGGTCGTCTCCACCTACCAGGCCGTCTCGGGCAGCGGCGTGGCCGGGGTGGCCGAGCTCCAGGACCAGGCCGCCAAGGTCGTCGACGGCGCCTCGGCGCTCGCCCACGACGGCTCCGCGGTCGAGTTCCCCGAGCCCAAGGTCTACAAGCGCCCGATCGCCTTCAACGTGCTGCCGCTGGCCGGCTCCATCGTCGAGGACGGCTCCAACGAGACCGACGAGGAGCAGAAGCTCCGCCACGAGAGCCGCAAGATCCTCGGCATCCCCGGGCTGAAGGTGGCCGGCACCTGCGTGCGCGTCCCGGTCTTCTCCGGCCACTCGCTGCAGATCAACGCCCGCTTCGAGCGCCCGATCAGCCCCGAGCGCGCCGTCGAGCTGCTCGCCGCCGCCCCCGGCGTCGAGCTGAGCGAGATCCCCACCCCGCTCCAGGCCGCGGGCAAGGACCCGAGCTTCGTCGGCCGCATCCGCGTCGACGAGACGGTGGAGAACGGGCTGTCGCTGTTCGTCTCCAACGACAACCTGCGCAAGGGCGCCGCGCTCAACGCCGTCCAGCTGGCCGAACTCGTCGCCGCCGAGCTCAAGGGCTGA